The sequence AGGTACggagaataataaataaataagtaaataaatatatcaaacAAACAGCATTTATATTGTGTAATAGAACATACAAATGTAAAGAACAGATAAAACAATTAAAGGGTGATGACgttttaacaaaaataatgaatccACAAGGTAACTTTAAGAGCAGGACGCTTATCTACATGGAAACGgcacaaaaagtaaacaatcgTTTTCTTTGCAGGCATGAcatggtaataaaaaaaaacgttgatAAGATAAGACAGTCCTTAATTTTTCCCgcagtggggacatttacattgttacagcagcaaagacagtaaagataaagataataataaacatgcattaccaaaaaaaaaaagaaagtacaatatataacaatattaGAATGTAGAACGTAGATTATGGACAAtttgcagaatatacacagaatgggcttgatatttacagtataaacaaaggTTGAACATGGGAAATGATGTAAGTAATTATTAAGTATACGTATATTGCACCTGGTAGGGAGGAATGAGTAGCCTGGTTATGTGTTGTCTACTGAGAGAAGTTCTTGTTGTACAGTCTAATTTGTGCCCACGGAAGAAAGCACCTTTAATTATGTTAAATAGCTTTTGATgagtttattattgttaaatttcTACGTATGTATATGATATTTACCAACAACGATAATAACGTTTACCAGTTTGAAATAACCTGCGAATATTCAGTACAGATGTCGTGACGTCAGACGCACGGCTCCGACACGCCCCCCCGTTGGCAGAAAAAAGGACTTGCGCGAGCGCGCTCTCTTCCTGCTcggctgctgcttctcctctttGGTCTGTCTATGTTGATAGCGGCTTCTGCTCCCACACGTGTGCGCCTTCCTATGTGAATTTCTCTCCTCGGAACCCGTTCCCAAAAAGCTCATCCTCCTGCTCCATCACGGTAAATACACAAACCTTCGGCGgtgagtgttttgtgtttgtttgtgccgcCTGCGCAGCCGCCTGCGCGGCAGGGGCAGAGGTTACGGACCCTGGAAGTTTAGCCGGGTTTGCCGCTATTAGCTTGATGCTGTTAGCtagctgccgccgccgctgctgccaaTGCGTCTACTTTTTTGTTGTGGTGTCGCCATAGATCGCTAACGTTAGCAGCTGCAATTAGCATTGTCTGTCCACAAACACGCCCTGTGTagttatgtttagtttaatCGTATGAAGGAGCTGTTAATTGATCGTTCGTAGGCCGGAGAACACGGCTAACTCAACAACCAGTAAGTAggtctgcatgtttgttttgtatgaaGAGGAGCGCGAGGACACAgtcagagaacacacacacacaaaacaggctCAGTCTGTCCTCAAACAAAAGGTTTCCAAGTTTGTTTGTAGAATTGACAGGAAACACAGCCACAAACTAATGCACTAAAATTGAATCAAAACAACGATTTGTTATTCACCGTTTATGTCAAGCACGTGATTATGAGTAAATAGATAGgtgtattgtatttattgtatttatgttATCAAATTCATGACAAACTATTCATTTGGATTAGTGCTGATAAAACAATACTTTTTGTCATATGTAAAGTAAAAGTGCACAAGAACGTCTGAAAATAGCAATTTGAACATGGCAGTGTTACTGTAAATAGTAGCAGGAGGACATTGTTGGTGAACATTCAATGGCAGACTTTCTCCcctttctctgtcctctgctcAAAAGCTTCCAGTGATACATGatgcaacaaaaaacactgctgcGAACAAAATTAATGCACTGCAAATTAATCACAAAGCTTGTCTGTTGGTAAGCTTGACACCATTTTATAGTCATTCATTTCCCTCATGCACAATTAGTCCAATAATGGGTATTCACCACAATCAGCTTATTGTTGGAACCTTTTATCACAAAAACGTAGAATGCTGCATACCGTTTCATCCTGAGCTCCATCACTCTACTGTGCTGTCTATGTCAATATTTAAAGCCCTTCCATCTACAAAGTTGCACTGATCCTTTGACAAAATGCACATAAGATGAATCAAAATGATACAATTGCATGAAAAGGTTTGCTTTGCTGACTGTGATGTTTCCTTTGTGTAATGCCtattatctgttttttattaattttactgTATGAATTGTGTTACAATATTCATCCTTCTTATCTTCCTGTTGGATGAGTGTGAATATTGCTGACTGCACAACAAATTGCCCCCTGTGGATAATAAAGATCTATTCTACTCTATTGTTTTCTAACCTCTCTTCAGGTGCAAAGCCATATAATCCAGTCAACATGGGGGCTTATCTGTCGCAGCCAAACACAACCAAGACCTCTTCCAATGGTGGCAATAGCAACTTAAGCTACGGCTTTTCTGCCATGCAGGGCTGGCGCGTCTCTATGGAGGTGAGGAGGAAAATTAGATCAAAGCCATGTTGCTGTCCTGTGTGGCCTTTTATGTGTAGGTTGTTGTGTAGGTGCCGTCAGGGTTTTTGTTACTATCTGACAGCATCAAAGAACATGTAATTGATGTTGGCTGTGTGACTCTTGGCTCATTGCATGTGGAAAAAGTGCTGCAATGCACCTTTTGAAGATCTTGtgttatcttcttcttctcacgtCCGCATTCTCAAGTCAGAAAATGTGACGCATTATCACATATGAGCCAACTAGTAATAGATCAGATACAGACAATCAACTGGTAAATTCAGTTCACACGTAAGCAAATCAGCCAAAAAGAATGTATGCACACATGCAACAGTAATAACTTAACTTTGTTGCTTGACATATCACCAGAATACAATATAATTTGTGGTTTAACAAGTTTTCTTAatgattaaatatgttttcctaCATGCGTATGCTGTAGGGAaatttcattattatattattcagattcagaaaactttattcatccccGTGGGGCAATTGAGAGGGTGGGTAGCGGGAATTTAGGAAATGAtaattaaaggcgacatagaccggaagctccaatcaacgctgcgtttgtgtgtgtgtatctgcgtgcgtcattacctcgtttatgaaaccctaaagtttcagaacaacagttcagccactgctgagaaaatagtgttgtattgttttcctgggctctgcgaagtggatcggcacttccttaatttgatgtcgtcatcagaaatcctcaccaccgtagcacctcctggtgcgggcactagtccgggcacatccggttgcgtacattcaaccacagaagaagaagaactactttCGTTGtggctgctgagatgcagagcatccaccgtgccagagggggagctgtgtatctgagagctggcctatctattacgtcacttccaggtacctggccaatcacaggacagtgggaaagctcttgttggctggccaatcacaacacaatccacattctgggggtgtggttttggtctgaaacagcacggctgacgagagcgtcagtgaggagatattttgatcggctcgtttgcagtgaTTAGGAgggttttaatcatgaaaacaagttaatatatgtaagtagacctccataactaacatatgtgtgatacaagcattctatgtcgcctttaagtccaaagatgaaaacacacaaaaaaaaagagagacggaACAAGGGAAGAAATAAGTGGGGAAGTGTCTCAGTGGTGGATGAGGCGACGTGGTAATGGTCAACTTGAATATGCAAACAGTGAGAaagtaatatataataatagaaTAGCAGATTATTATGTGAACATATGCTGATattttaatcaacattttcacCTGTGTTGTGTTACAGGATGCTCACAATTGTATTCCAGATTTTGATGAGGATACTGCTATGTTTGCGGTGTATGATGGACATggaggtaacacacacatacttttgtACAATTTTCAGCACGTTACACCTTACAGTGATAATGTACAGCAGTGCTCACTATTTCCTTTCGAGGAAACTGCTTTTCATAACAAGCAccagacatacacacaaattCCCTTTTACTTATGGATTCGTTgacaatataacattttttgtGAAGTGTTATGATGGGTTATCTTTGTTGTTAGGACACATCTTGCCATATTATGTGTATCCACGCCTACCATGACAATTTATATAACCTCTTGTTCTCATTTAGGTGAAGAGGTGGCTCTGTACTGTTCAAAGTACCTTCCTGACATCATCAAGGAGCAGAGGACCTACAAAGATGGCAAACTGCAAAAGGTGCAACGCTCCCTAGGACACAGGCCAtgttaattttaaaaaatttgAGAGAACAGACGCCTTTCTGGCCAGTGTGTGCTGCTTAACTCTGACATAGTTGCAGAGTCTTAATACTTAATCCGTGTACATTTCCTGTATTGTCTGGTATTTGAATGGAAAGATTGAGAAATTATTATATAAGATGATTATAgcattactaaaaaaaacaaactcaggaCTTTTGAACATATACAGTACTATAAGAAAGCAAAAAGGTACATGATGGGGCAATTTGGTGCAACAAAGAAAGCAAAGTCATGGTGGATATAACGGAAAGAGACCTCCAGCATTATCTCAGAAACCTAATACTGCACAGTCCCACTTGACTTTGACTGACACATGTATTGCTTTTTGTCTCCAGGCACTGGAAGATGCTTTCTTGGCAATCGATGGCAAAATAATCACGGAAGAGGTCATCAAGGAGCTGGTACAGATCGCTGGACGGCCCACCAAGGAGCTGCCCACAGAAAAGGTGGCAGATGAGGATGACTGTAAGTGTATTTTATGTCGTATTCTCTGGTGTAGACGTCATTTGTCACAAACATAATATGGAACATCCTGTATAACATAATTATGACCACAATAAAGGAGGGCAAGTGGGTGTGAAAATTCACTACTGGGAAAAAAACTGATGCTAAATCAGAATAATGTTCTACATTCCTCCTTTGCTTTCAGTGGACACAGAGGAGGCAGCTCTTCTCCATGAGGAGGCGACAATGAGCatagaggagctgctggtgcgCTATGGCAACGCTGTCAAAAATGCTTCTGCCAACAGGTACTCCAgcaatcttttattttcatgcaagGTCTTAGCCCTTGGTGTAGCAGTGATTGGCACTTCTTTGACTCAGTCGTCCAAAAGAATTACCACCTGAACTTGGATGTTGTAGATCCAGCTTTCGTTCTTTACTCCAGCACATGTCCACAGTTGTAATGTCTTTCTCCTGTTCTCAGCCACCATTTTCCAccatgtatttaatttattctttttttgtttgccgtTTTTAGTACAGCTGCTAAAAAGGCATGCTGCCCTCACCCTGAGGCCTCGGGGGACAAAGGAGAAAGcggggaagaaaagaagaaagcgGGGCTGAACGGAGAATTGGAGGAAGAGAGCAATGGAAAGGTGAAAGAAGGTGAAGGAGCGGCATGCGGTTCTAAGCTGCGGGCCTGTCGGCAAACAGGAAGAAGCGAAGACAGCAGTACAGGTACAGATCGTGGATTCACTCATTTTTAGCCAAAGCTGTAAAAAGACAAACTTCCTgtgttaaaggtccaatgtgtaaaacTAATTGACATCCAATGGCGAGGCAGAGTGCAACAAAAGGAGGAGTCCTCCACTACCTTTCCTAAaagcatcagggaactacagtgatTTAAATTTCTGACAGTCATCCctcatgttacacactgggcctttttACTAAGTGGTCATTCTGTTGATAAGCTTTGTAACACTGCCTCCTTGTTGTCCTTTGCTCTGGCATCTTGTGAACAGCAGCTGACTGTGGAGAGTCGGGGAGCTCCAACGCTGAAGGAAAGGCTGGTAAGGCTGAAGGAGATGCAGGTCCGTCCTGCTCCTCTCTGCCCTCTAAGGCCGCAGGAGATTCAAAGTCCAGGTTTTTTGATGACAGTGAGGAGtctgaggagggagaggaagaagagggcaGTGATGAAGAGGTTCGAGCGGGAGAACagaatacatatattttttcttGGATGTGAAGGCCCTTTAACTCTGAAGATCTTTCTaattatggtttgtttttttaaaatatcagGATGGCAGTGAAGACGAAGAAGGCGACAGCAGTGAgatggaagaagaggaggatacagaggagggagaggaagactctgaggaggaagaggaggaagaaatgtGTCTTCCTGGAATGGATGGCAAGGAGGAGGTGTGTACAACTGATATAAAGACTGTTTCAAGCCATGAAGTCATTCTGTAGTAGTTTTAAATTTTTGTTTATGTCAGTACCATGaaattcaaagaaaatgttgtcatgtgttTACAGCCTGGCTCAGACAGCGGCACCACAGCTGTCGTGGCTCTGATCCGAGGGAAGCAGCTGATCGTGGCTAATGCTGGTGACTCTCGCTGTGTGGTGTCTGAACACGGTAAGCTGAGAATCTTCACCCCGGTGTTTATTTACCTCTATtacaagtgtgtatgtgtggtacAGATGTTGGGCGACTGAATCTGTACTACACGCATGTCATAGTGTACCATGATGGATGAAGCAAATCAAGTAAAACTTTGAACACATTAATGCTGCAGCTGTGGAACAGGAGAGGAATGAACAGTGAAAAAATCATACATATTACATTAAAGCACAAGTAATTTCACTAGTGTGTGTGGCAGGGAATTTACTTCAAATAAATCCCTGTTTTATTAGGACAGCGGCCAGTTCAGTTCTTCTTTAATCTTGCTTGTGTGTAATAGCAGAATCTTTAAGGAAAGACGGAGATATTGCTGTGTAATAACAAGCACTTCctttcctgctctgctgtaGGCAAAGCTGTCGACATGTCGTACGACCACAAACCAGAAGATGAGGTGGAACTAGCTCGCATCAAAAACGCCGGAGGGAAAGTGACCATGGATGGACGTGTCAACGGGGGACTGAACTTGTCCAGAGCTATTGGTAAGACTTGAGGTTGACCATCAAATTCAGCtcttgatttattcatttagctTAAATCGCAAGTTATATAGGGCTACATTTTTCCTACAGTGACGATACActtaagaaatgttttttcatAAATCCAGATAACAACCCAAGGCCACGATTTTCTTGGTCCATAgtctacatccccagaaaatttCAATCTAGATCTGTCCTTTACTTCTTTTATGCTGCTTAAAGACAAATACAATGTTCTAATATAAGGTTTATGTGGACTCTGGTTCTCAGGAGACCACTTCTACAAGAGGAACAAGGCTCTGTGCCCAGAGGAGCAGATGATTTCTGCCATGCCCGACGTCAAAGTCCTGACACTTAATGAGGAACATGACTTCATGGTCCTCGCCTGCGACGGCATCTGGTGAGTAACAGTGGAGACGACACTGGCTGCACTTAACCTGCAGATCAGACGAGGCAGGTCATGGAAATAAATTTGGATTAAAAGCACTTGGGCGAGATGATACATAATTAATGATATAAGAATAATAACCAGTtgatccactgtgtgtgtgcaggaatgtGTTAAGCAGTCAGGAGGTTGTGGACTTCATCAGTGAGAGACTCAAACCAGACCAGAGTGGCAATGCCAAACCGCTGTCATCTATAGTGGAAGAGGTAAGAGGGTTTCTTACACATGTAGCTTACTTCTTGTAGCTTTAATTGACCCCCAGGCATTTTTGATCTCACATTTAAAATCCTTGTGTCTTCCTCTGACAGTTGGTGGACCATTGTTTGGCTCCCGACACGTCTGGAGACGGGACAGGATGCGACAACATGACTTGCATCCTCATCACCCTGCAGCCTCACTCGTCCTCCGCTCAGCCGGACAGCACGAAGAGGAAGCACCAGGAGGAGGCAGACGGGACTGAGCCGGAGGCGAACGGAAACGACAGCAAAAGGGCCAAAAGTGACTAGAGAAAAATGGGGAACCTGTCCCGGGGAGCATCTGGTCCTAGACTACACCAGATACACCAGAGACACGCCgtgtttaaaatttaaatccttacctcacaaacaaaaacagtccaCCCCAAGACAGAATTTGCTAAGTGTTTAAGCAAAAATCAGCTGAACGAACCACAATCGTCACTATAGTCATTGTCCTCTTGTCTTAGGTGGACTCCCACTTTAACACCCacactagtttttttttttcccatttgtttTGGTAGCAGTGGAAGGAGGCTGGACACACTTAAACTTCTTAACAACTTCACAACAGGCAGACTTTGTCGCTCACTGGCATGCCGACTAGAACGTGGATGGATTGATTACCGTCCTGCGTGGCCCAAATTGAAACTTCAAGATACCGTGATCCAGCAAATGTGACTCTTAACGTCGCACGAATGTTTTGATGCCTTGTTTCAGGCCATGTccaaaaaagtgttttggtttaaaagaaaaaaagaactgaccccatttttaatttgaagccCATCAGGGTTATGGTCAGGCCTGGAAGTAAGACATTAAGAAATGATGGTAAATTCCCttggctgttttgtttttgtccccttCCTTACATCAGTAATTTGTCCAACCACTCATACTACTGTAATATTAATCACCAATGCAGCTGTGGTGTGGTGTAAATGACCATTAgtacacatgtatataaaataaaaatctgatcatcatcatcatcttaaAACAATCTCTTTCTTACTTCTGTGATCAGCTGTTacagctgctgcacagagaaagagcaaaaaaagcaaaaaaaaaaggccttgaAGTGAGAAAACGTGCATAGAACAACCGTTTATGAAGCAAAGAATGTGTAGAGAAAATTTTAGCTCCCGGCACCAGCAGTTTATCTGACTGGAGAAAACAAACCGCCCAGTGATTATTGGGGCAACCacaaacaaagatttttttcctttttcttatttttttacaatcatAAATTTGACTGTGGTGTGGACTTAACGAGACACAATAACCCCCAACAGTCAGTCGCACACAGTCACATTCCGATTAAGTCTCATCGGTGACGGCATATTCTTTCCTTATTCGTGATGATTTTGTCGTAACCGTTCCACTTAATCGACTAAAACAAAATCTTGATCTTGCATTGTGGTCATTGTCCGGTCGTGTAATTCTTCTAAACGGTGAACAacgccttttttaaaaaaaatgaaaacatttagtGTGGACGTAGCCTTGTGCTCCTGATGTTGGTATCAAACCATAAAGGATGTTGGAGTCCAGTTGCTCTAATTTacaatttatattatattaaatctATACAGTACATTTCTTCCCAGTAGCACCCATTTAAAATGtgaggatttttcttttaagcCTTGTTGGTCACATAacgcccccccctccccccattaCAGGACCATTATCTTGCCTTTTGTCGATTCCCGCtttgtgtcttttgtcttgAAATCTGTAAAGTACCAGATGGCGGAAAGATGCCAGAGGTTTTGAGAATGTGTGAACTCTTCATCTGTAAGGAGATGATGGCAGGGAAATGGAGGAGAGGTGTCAATGATAAAAAACCTGGATctggccttcacacacacaccttatctCCCGGACGCTAACCTTCCTCCACTGCAGTCACCCTCTCTGCCCATCTCTGTTTCCTCGTAACATCTTTTTAAGATTATCTCTCGatcatatgttttatttaaaatgtatttccaagtctataattttttttttttgatgaattgtttctcttgcagtttttttaaagaaatgatcatttttgtgaCCACACTCTGAAAATGTCTTGACGCTGGACTGTAGAGAGGATgcacaaggtttttttttgtttgctcgtTGGATGGAAATACACTTTGAATTTCACAGCTCCCGAGACAGTGCAACTGTTaaaatttctttattttccaggCGCCTCATTTAAAACCATGTTGTGACTGTAAGTTTGTTTCTAGTATTCCGTCTCGTCGCCGTGCCCTTTTTTCTGTACATAGTTTTTTCAATACTTGTAattgaagaaaaaggaaaaaagaaaacactttttctttgtaaTTGTGTGTCAACGTGACATTTTTGGTGCATACTCTTTTGACACCAGTATGTAAGttcatacaaatacattttttaaataatgagaaaaccgtgtccctgtgtgtgtgtttatatgcaaGTCAGTGTTTTACCTGCTGGTTTCATggattatttaattttttgtgGTATCTATGTCTATGTTGCAATGAGcaattttatattttcttttacacaagCTGCTGCTTAACTTCTAAAACTAAAATCTGTTAAAATTCACAACCTGACATCTAAAACTTCCACCACCACCAtagtttctttcatttaaatgtggaatattgAGTTTAGCATGAACTATATTATGGCCTTTTGCTGTTTGCATATTATTTAAGTGTACAATTGATTGACCATGTATAATAATCACAAATGGCAACTCCACATAATGTTTCGGTGAGATTATGACAGATGAAACTGAAGTAACATTTAATcgataatgtatttatttaccaatGTACATTAGAGCTATTGCAAGTACCACCAAGGAATACTTTCAGATTCCAGATCTGTTTATATGatcttcaaaataaagctaataatatataataatataaattattttaatccACTAAGGATTTGTAGTCTTGTTTGTCACATAACCAGTATCTTGCCTTTTTTAATCCCTGTGGCCTTCATTGCTCTGGTGTTttgccataataataataatataatgtcatAAATATCACGTCATACTACGAGTCACAGCACGCAGTCACTGCTGTTTTGCAATTCTGCTCATTTCTGTCCCAAGCGCACAATCCAACACCAACTTACttaaatatattgtttattttagatcaggggtgtcaaagtcatttcagttcaggggccacataaagcgcaatttgatctcaagtagACTGgatcagtaaaataataacataataacctaGAACTATTATGAAagttttaccatttacacatgtgtatTACAACCTACAGATCATGGTGGATCTAGAAAgctataaaataaaacctgaataCGACAAATTCATCGtgcgggccagattggaccctcttgTGGGCTGATTCCAGCCctcgggccatatgtttgacaccccatTTACATGCTTTTGTTGTGATGTGTTCTCCACAGTAGGATGAAGAggtttatcagaaagttgaagatgtcaacAGGTTCCTGCAGGTGTGGAATCATGTCCACTCCGACTGTTTCCACACTGGTGAAACCACTCTGAAGTGATTGTAACTGACTCAAAGTCTCACAAAGCCAAtcatcactttcattttcatcattttaactttttgtttcaTAATTACAACCGTGATATACATTTGACTTGCAAGACtcttttggtttcttttttcactGACTAAAAACAGGCTTCACTATAGTGACAGTACACCCGTGGTGTGGAGGTTTAACTCAAACCGAAAAAATACAACAAGGAGCAGACAGAACTGAAAGATGACAACAAATGGAGACTAAATGTACTCGGGAGGCAGGGataatcagacacaggtgaaactaattagGGCGGGGCCCCAATTTGTACaagaattacaaaataaaaacaggaaaccagaaacaaaatgtttgcgtcacacaacaacaacaacttgtgTAGTGATCACTTTGTATCTAACTAATAACCaacttaaatatcttgtttattttacatgcttcTATTGTGATGTGTTCTCCACAGGAGGATGAAGGAAggtttatcagaaagttgaagatgtcaagGTGTGGATAGAAAGTCAaccatgacttttcttttcatcattttgactttttgtttcagAATTATAACTTGCATCTTACAACTGTGCCATCATTTTGACTCGAGCAactgttttggtttctttttcaACAGGTGATTCACGTGGAGGTTCAGCAACTGTTTGAGAAAGTTCTGTTGCCTACAGGTTTAAGAGGAAACAAAGTTGCTTATTTGTTGGTGCTAGGAagtgtaaaacaaatacaagtgtagtttaaagaaattaagaaaaaggcAAAGCTCAAACCAAAATATGGGGAACAGACACGAAAATAAGAGCATTAAAAACCCAGCGCAAACCCAGAAAGAACTGAAACACGACAtggaacaaacaaaccaactgACTGGTTGCAgacacagagactaaatacactaGGAGacaatcagacacaggtgagacacagataggacacaggtgaatcacattaggGCAGGGCAGACAATCAACGGGGGAGTTAACTaggtacaacacacacatgaggAAGATAtacaaactaaaaactaaaagtgCCTGGATAATCCAGGGATTGTGAAGAAATGACAAAAGTCCAGCAATTCATTGTGTCAAAGAAGTGACGATGTATTTAACTGCAAAAAGTATTTGCATATTCAGTAGCTTATCTGGGACGACGTGTGCGTAAAATCTGTCTCACAAGAGAATTCTGTAACAGAGAAAGTAGTTTTTCCTCCAAAGGTCAGACAAACCTAATGGGAACAAACATCAAGAACAAACTGTAGACGAACAAGACAACTTAAACACGTACAAGCCGCCATTCAACATTCAGGGCGTTTTCCTCAGTGAACACCAGAAAATTTAGCCGGATAAAGAGCAGCAGGTCTGCTCTCATCACAGGACACTAAGGCGCCATGTACACAACGTGAcaaactaattattatttactgcaTATGTACAAATCCTTTGGGTTTTAATGGTCAAATAATAACATGATCCAAAAAAAGGGATGTCTTTGCGTgtataaaggaaataaatacgttaaaaagttttaattttttttgtcttggctGATGTACAGTATGCACAGTGTATATGTGACAGTTAGTGATGCTGCAGGATCGGCTGCTTCAGACGCAGCTCACTGCCTCCGGAAATAATGGGCGTCTGGTTCTCCATGTGGAAACGCACCAGGTGACCGATACTCAGGAACACCTGATCCCGGGTCCGCACCTGTtcacacaggagacacagacGACAGCACTGGTTAAGCACTGGTTAAGCACTCGTTGAGCACCCTGTTTGCCACTGCgtttgaacaaaaatacaatGATCATCATTGCTGCACCTCAGCTGCAACTGCAACTTTTAGTTTCTTTTAATTTCCTAATTGACAATTAAGTGTATTAGTCTATCTCTTGTAATTGTGATATAGTATTCATGTTGCTCCATAACTAATGAAAATGGAATGTTTGTTCTCTGTGTAGAACCTTCATGTTTACGTGCAGATTTGTCAAAAGTGTTGAATAATTGTTCTTCTAAAGTGTTCTAAAATGAGCTTTTCTGTCAGCACCACCTGATGGCCAACCTGTAGATGACACTTACACATAATTATGGACAGTTCCTGACATAATAATATCTGTAAAAATCAATGTCTACTAATACAGTTTTGAGGGAAAATGAGAAAGGGGATGTGCATATAATTCCTCTATCGATAATCCATGTTACATTTTCTAATGCAGGTGTGTGGAAATATTGCCTTGTCCCTGTTTGGTGGATTATTACTTTTTGTCCTAAAATAGCATTTGCAGTaccacatttacatatttttaaatttttttactGTTGACAGTAATTTCACTTATGTAAGCACAAAGAAAATAAGTACAGAGGTACAAAAGTGTAACAACATGAGTGAGACTTACTTAACGTAACGTAATCAGGTTGCCATTTTTGTTGGTGTTGAACAAATATTGCA is a genomic window of Solea senegalensis isolate Sse05_10M linkage group LG7, IFAPA_SoseM_1, whole genome shotgun sequence containing:
- the ppm1g gene encoding protein phosphatase 1G isoform X2, with the protein product MGAYLSQPNTTKTSSNGGNSNLSYGFSAMQGWRVSMEDAHNCIPDFDEDTAMFAVYDGHGGEEVALYCSKYLPDIIKEQRTYKDGKLQKALEDAFLAIDGKIITEEVIKELVQIAGRPTKELPTEKVADEDDLDTEEAALLHEEATMSIEELLVRYGNAVKNASANSTAAKKACCPHPEASGDKGESGEEKKKAGLNGELEEESNGKVKEGEGAACGSKLRACRQTGRSEDSSTADCGESGSSNAEGKAGKAEGDAGPSCSSLPSKAAGDSKSRFFDDSEESEEGEEEEGSDEEDGSEDEEGDSSEMEEEEDTEEGEEDSEEEEEEEMCLPGMDGKEEPGSDSGTTAVVALIRGKQLIVANAGDSRCVVSEHGKAVDMSYDHKPEDEVELARIKNAGGKVTMDGRVNGGLNLSRAIGDHFYKRNKALCPEEQMISAMPDVKVLTLNEEHDFMVLACDGIWNVLSSQEVVDFISERLKPDQSGNAKPLSSIVEELVDHCLAPDTSGDGTGCDNMTCILITLQPHSSSAQPDSTKRKHQEEADGTEPEANGNDSKRAKSD
- the ppm1g gene encoding protein phosphatase 1G isoform X1: MGAYLSQPNTTKTSSNGGNSNLSYGFSAMQGWRVSMEDAHNCIPDFDEDTAMFAVYDGHGGEEVALYCSKYLPDIIKEQRTYKDGKLQKALEDAFLAIDGKIITEEVIKELVQIAGRPTKELPTEKVADEDDLDTEEAALLHEEATMSIEELLVRYGNAVKNASANSTAAKKACCPHPEASGDKGESGEEKKKAGLNGELEEESNGKVKEGEGAACGSKLRACRQTGRSEDSSTAADCGESGSSNAEGKAGKAEGDAGPSCSSLPSKAAGDSKSRFFDDSEESEEGEEEEGSDEEDGSEDEEGDSSEMEEEEDTEEGEEDSEEEEEEEMCLPGMDGKEEPGSDSGTTAVVALIRGKQLIVANAGDSRCVVSEHGKAVDMSYDHKPEDEVELARIKNAGGKVTMDGRVNGGLNLSRAIGDHFYKRNKALCPEEQMISAMPDVKVLTLNEEHDFMVLACDGIWNVLSSQEVVDFISERLKPDQSGNAKPLSSIVEELVDHCLAPDTSGDGTGCDNMTCILITLQPHSSSAQPDSTKRKHQEEADGTEPEANGNDSKRAKSD